From the genome of Anopheles moucheti chromosome 3, idAnoMoucSN_F20_07, whole genome shotgun sequence, one region includes:
- the LOC128301003 gene encoding uncharacterized protein LOC128301003 isoform X3, protein MTLIGPGAPGMAFMMKKKKYKFSVELHLEELVEVPFLNAVLFAKIRLLDGGSFQEHSNREEVKNHTVKWGQKFEFPCKMTSNASTGVLDPCTVRISVRKEIKGGRSYQKLGFTDLNLAEFAGSGVTSRKYLLEGYDARHRQDNSMLNVSLRMHMIQGDILFKVPSPSPKSKTALPQDNLALGLQPTDPAMATVGPVVTPVVTRVTTKDDPSAASVASGFDSLQKKKPPTQGLPTTIEHQQSFDLDPQSFIITDSGISESSEPPSSLLDFQSNLSLVASLPISVGAPQAGNVPGSQIVPTVGTVPGAIELGHSRNSSNTSQMSKGSGYSSFSHSQHSRQSSEGDSGHQRFRPATAAVYHGKPGTVLTVVPATSSTTTTTSSSTAQSLVNGGASRFVTIANKKLLTSGISNSSSSCSSSNNTTSNGRPKINPTKQQMMTANRLLMKLRIPQSPNSDSGDDVFVTPDVTVLSEDEGGGSDDRTESGVEEFGTPTSEIPLAKLIKIKSMNNLAVPKGTLFSDEEMDQPDGFLQTDVADEHHLTPGMNLSRMKSLGNLSAYEREFGHTPVDLLQSKRDFETRRFSFAKMRSLTDLTAGDESDDVLVRRRRQLEAEEKSSSDESKPPSSCQLSPPGIGSGIELANRFLPFQMRSSFHSGVYRKRSGIGYTRYIGIDDDPATSTATNDGPTLGSTNLTKINSLSTIPTVLPGERVNHVPFLTPNIGRKRFASASTYGTTNNSATSSPDENDPDPIRLAKPKISSSPTSNVAKVIARSSVRGNNPFERNFRKSAPIGGIVVGQAEPAPGNRGSGLLKTSNSSGSVQQVGGFFRQSDSNFYNIVRNYPIGKSSSANLESLKHRSSYNNFPLSLKPQQQPQQQQPQQQQPTHPKQSKGGVLSKGAGDPKGIVPLVGAKPVAVNHQPTTATTTGNRVYHSSGSIPMSETGSLDRMKSAAERRKKGSGHDGDSGPTLSGRVEDTRVNTGLIIDELLKNTKLDHLEDAENPTGLALYIGSDGTTMVGSHEGRSRMPAGAFKQVVMETPR, encoded by the exons GGAGGAAGTGAAAAACCACACCGTGAAGTGGGGCCAGAAGTTCGAGTTTCCCTGCAAAATGACGTCGAATGCGTCGACCGGCGTGCTAGACCCCTGCACCGTACGGATATCGGTGCGCAAAGAGATCAAGGGTGGCAGGAGTTACCAG AAACTAGGCTTTACGGATCTAAATCTGGCAGAGTTTGCCGGTTCCGGTGTAACGTCGCGCAAGTATTTGCTCGAGGGATATGACGCACGACACCGGCAGGACAACTCCATGTTGAACGTGTCGTTACGTATGCACATGATTCAGGGTGATATATTGTTTAAAGT TCCTTCTCCCAGTCCGAAATCGAAGACTGCCCTACCACAGGACAACCTAGCACTCGGACTACAGCCCACCGATCCGGCGATGGCGACGGTCGGTCCCGTCGTTACACCCGTCGTAACGCGCGTTACTACCAAAGACGATCCATCGGCCGCATCCGTCGCGTCCGGGTTCGATTCGCTGCAGAAGAAGAAGCCCCCTACGCAGGGTCTTCCGACGACGATAG AGCACCAACAGTCGTTCGATCTGGACCCGCAGTCGTTTATCATTACCGATTCCGGTATCTCCGAATCTTCCGAACCGCCATCGTCCCTGCTGGACTTCCAGTCGAATCTTTCCCTCGTAGCATCGCTACCGATCAGCGTCGGTGCACCGCAGGCTGGCAATGTGCCCGGCAGTCAGATAGTCCCGACCGTTGGTACCGTACCCGGTGCGATCGAATTAGGTCATTCGCGCAACTCGAGCAATACTAGTCAA ATGTCCAAAGGCTCCGGTTACAGCAGCTTCTCCCACAGTCAACACTCGAGGCAAAGCTCCGAGGGAGATTCGGGTCACCAGAG GTTCCGTCCGGCGACGGCAGCGGTTTACCATGGCAAACCGGGCACGGTGCTGACGGTGGTGCCGGCCACCAGCTCCACAACCACCACGACTAGTAGTAGTACCGCACAGTCTTTAGTTAACGGTGGCGCTAGCCGATTCGttacgatcgctaataagaaACTTCTCACCAGCGgtatcagcaacagcagcagcagctgtagcagcagcaacaacaccaccagcaATGGAAGGCCCAAGATCAACCCAACGAAGCAGCAGATGATGACTGCGAACCGGTTGCTCATGAAGCTGCGCATACCGCAGAGCCCGAACTCCGACTCGGGCGATGATGTGTTTGTCACGCCGGACGTGACGGTACTGTCGGAGGATGAGGGCGGTGGTAGCGACGATCGTACGGAGTCGGGCGTGGAGGAGTTCGGTACGCCCACATCCGAGATCCCGCTAGCCAAGCTGATCAAGATCAAGAGCATGAACAATTTGGCCGTCCCGAAGGGTACGCTGTTCTCGGACGAAGAGATGGACCAACCGGACGGGTTCCTGCAAACGGACGTTGCGGATGAGCACCATCTTACGCCCGGCATGAACCTGAGCCGTATGAAATCGCTCGGCAACCTTTCCGCGTACGAGCGCGAGTTCGGCCACACGCCGGTAGATTTGCTACAGTCGAAGCGGGATTTCGAAACGCGAAGGTTCAGCTTTGCAAAAATGCGCTCCCTGACCGATCTAACGGCCGGTGATGAGTCGGACGATGTGCTGGTGCGTCGCCGACGTCAGCTTGAGGCGGAAGAAAAGAGTTCCTCGGACGAGTCCAAACCACCGTCCTCCTGTCAGCTATCGCCGCCCGGCATTGGCAGTGGGATCGAGCTGGCCAATCGTTTCCTGCCCTTCCAGATGCGCAGCTCGTTTCACAGTGGTGTGTACCGGAAGCGATCCGGGATAGGCTATACGCGCTACATCGGTATCGATGATGATCCGGCGACGTCAACCGCCACCAATGATGGGCCAACGCTCGGCAGTACTAATCTAACGAAGATAAACTCTCTCAGCACGATTCCGACAGTGCTTCCGGGCGAACGGGTCAATCATGTGCCGTTCCTAACGCCCAACATCGGACGGAAAAGGTTTGCTTCCGCTTCGACGTACGGCACCACGAACAACAGTGCCACCAGTAGCCCGGACGAGAATGATCCCGATCCGATTAGGTTAGCCAAACCGAAGATAAGTTCCTCGCCCACCAGTAACGTAGCGAAGGTCATTGCACGGAGCTCCGTCCGTGGGAATAATCCATTCGAGCGTAACTTCCGCAAGAGTGCCCCGATCGGTGGGATCGTTGTTGGACAGGCAGAACCCGCGCCGGGAAATCGCGGCAGTGGTCTTCTAAAAACTTCCAATTCGTCCGGCTCCGTGCAGCAGGTGGGCGGATTTTTCCGTCAGTCCGACAGCAACTTCTACAACATCGTGCGCAACTACCCGATCGGCAAGTCTTCCTCCGCCAATCTGGAGTCGCTCAAGCATCGCTCTTCCTACAACAACTTCCCGCTGAGTTTGAAACCTCAGCAACaaccacagcaacagcagcctcagcaacaacaaccaactcATCCGAAGCAATCGAAAGGCGGTGTACTGTCGAAGGGAGCGGGTGATCCGAAGGGCATTGTACCGTTGGTCGGTGCGAAACCAGTGGCTGTGAATCACCAACCAACGACGGCTACAACAACGGGCAACCGCGTCTACCATAG TTCTGGTTCCATCCCGATGAGCGAAACCGGATCACTCGATCGCATGAAGTCGGCGGCAGAGCGAAGGAAAAAGGGTTCCGGGCACGATGGGGACAGCGGACCGACGCTGTCCGGGCGCGTTGAAGATACCCGCGTCAACACCGGTTTGATCATTGACGAGCTGTTGAAAAACACCAAACTGGACCACTTAGAAGATGCCGAAA ATCCCACCGGGCTAGCACTGTACATCGGTAGCGATGGAACGACGATGGTTGGCAGCCACGAGGGCCGATCGCGCATGCCGGCCGGAGCATTTAAGCAAGTTGTCATGGAAACGCCAAGATAG
- the LOC128301003 gene encoding uncharacterized protein LOC128301003 isoform X2, translated as MTLIGPGAPGMAFMMKKKKYKFSVELHLEELVEVPFLNAVLFAKIRLLDGGSFQEHSNREEVKNHTVKWGQKFEFPCKMTSNASTGVLDPCTVRISVRKEIKGGRSYQKLGFTDLNLAEFAGSGVTSRKYLLEGYDARHRQDNSMLNVSLRMHMIQGDILFKVPSPSPKSKTALPQDNLALGLQPTDPAMATVGPVVTPVVTRVTTKDDPSAASVASGFDSLQKKKPPTQGLPTTIEHQQSFDLDPQSFIITDSGISESSEPPSSLLDFQSNLSLVASLPISVGAPQAGNVPGSQIVPTVGTVPGAIELGHSRNSSNTSQMSKGSGYSSFSHSQHSRQSSEGDSGHQRFRPATAAVYHGKPGTVLTVVPATSSTTTTTSSSTAQSLVNGGASRFVTIANKKLLTSGISNSSSSCSSSNNTTSNGRPKINPTKQQMMTANRLLMKLRIPQSPNSDSGDDVFVTPDVTVLSEDEGGGSDDRTESGVEEFGTPTSEIPLAKLIKIKSMNNLAVPKGTLFSDEEMDQPDGFLQTDVADEHHLTPGMNLSRMKSLGNLSAYEREFGHTPVDLLQSKRDFETRRFSFAKMRSLTDLTAGDESDDVLVRRRRQLEAEEKSSSDESKPPSSCQLSPPGIGSGIELANRFLPFQMRSSFHSGVYRKRSGIGYTRYIGIDDDPATSTATNDGPTLGSTNLTKINSLSTIPTVLPGERVNHVPFLTPNIGRKRFASASTYGTTNNSATSSPDENDPDPIRLAKPKISSSPTSNVAKVIARSSVRGNNPFERNFRKSAPIGGIVVGQAEPAPGNRGSGLLKTSNSSGSVQQVGGFFRQSDSNFYNIVRNYPIGKSSSANLESLKHRSSYNNFPLSLKPQQQPQQQQPQQQQPTHPKQSKGGVLSKGAGDPKGIVPLVGAKPVAVNHQPTTATTTGNRVYHRNPSSGSIPMSETGSLDRMKSAAERRKKGSGHDGDSGPTLSGRVEDTRVNTGLIIDELLKNTKLDHLEDAENPTGLALYIGSDGTTMVGSHEGRSRMPAGAFKQVVMETPR; from the exons GGAGGAAGTGAAAAACCACACCGTGAAGTGGGGCCAGAAGTTCGAGTTTCCCTGCAAAATGACGTCGAATGCGTCGACCGGCGTGCTAGACCCCTGCACCGTACGGATATCGGTGCGCAAAGAGATCAAGGGTGGCAGGAGTTACCAG AAACTAGGCTTTACGGATCTAAATCTGGCAGAGTTTGCCGGTTCCGGTGTAACGTCGCGCAAGTATTTGCTCGAGGGATATGACGCACGACACCGGCAGGACAACTCCATGTTGAACGTGTCGTTACGTATGCACATGATTCAGGGTGATATATTGTTTAAAGT TCCTTCTCCCAGTCCGAAATCGAAGACTGCCCTACCACAGGACAACCTAGCACTCGGACTACAGCCCACCGATCCGGCGATGGCGACGGTCGGTCCCGTCGTTACACCCGTCGTAACGCGCGTTACTACCAAAGACGATCCATCGGCCGCATCCGTCGCGTCCGGGTTCGATTCGCTGCAGAAGAAGAAGCCCCCTACGCAGGGTCTTCCGACGACGATAG AGCACCAACAGTCGTTCGATCTGGACCCGCAGTCGTTTATCATTACCGATTCCGGTATCTCCGAATCTTCCGAACCGCCATCGTCCCTGCTGGACTTCCAGTCGAATCTTTCCCTCGTAGCATCGCTACCGATCAGCGTCGGTGCACCGCAGGCTGGCAATGTGCCCGGCAGTCAGATAGTCCCGACCGTTGGTACCGTACCCGGTGCGATCGAATTAGGTCATTCGCGCAACTCGAGCAATACTAGTCAA ATGTCCAAAGGCTCCGGTTACAGCAGCTTCTCCCACAGTCAACACTCGAGGCAAAGCTCCGAGGGAGATTCGGGTCACCAGAG GTTCCGTCCGGCGACGGCAGCGGTTTACCATGGCAAACCGGGCACGGTGCTGACGGTGGTGCCGGCCACCAGCTCCACAACCACCACGACTAGTAGTAGTACCGCACAGTCTTTAGTTAACGGTGGCGCTAGCCGATTCGttacgatcgctaataagaaACTTCTCACCAGCGgtatcagcaacagcagcagcagctgtagcagcagcaacaacaccaccagcaATGGAAGGCCCAAGATCAACCCAACGAAGCAGCAGATGATGACTGCGAACCGGTTGCTCATGAAGCTGCGCATACCGCAGAGCCCGAACTCCGACTCGGGCGATGATGTGTTTGTCACGCCGGACGTGACGGTACTGTCGGAGGATGAGGGCGGTGGTAGCGACGATCGTACGGAGTCGGGCGTGGAGGAGTTCGGTACGCCCACATCCGAGATCCCGCTAGCCAAGCTGATCAAGATCAAGAGCATGAACAATTTGGCCGTCCCGAAGGGTACGCTGTTCTCGGACGAAGAGATGGACCAACCGGACGGGTTCCTGCAAACGGACGTTGCGGATGAGCACCATCTTACGCCCGGCATGAACCTGAGCCGTATGAAATCGCTCGGCAACCTTTCCGCGTACGAGCGCGAGTTCGGCCACACGCCGGTAGATTTGCTACAGTCGAAGCGGGATTTCGAAACGCGAAGGTTCAGCTTTGCAAAAATGCGCTCCCTGACCGATCTAACGGCCGGTGATGAGTCGGACGATGTGCTGGTGCGTCGCCGACGTCAGCTTGAGGCGGAAGAAAAGAGTTCCTCGGACGAGTCCAAACCACCGTCCTCCTGTCAGCTATCGCCGCCCGGCATTGGCAGTGGGATCGAGCTGGCCAATCGTTTCCTGCCCTTCCAGATGCGCAGCTCGTTTCACAGTGGTGTGTACCGGAAGCGATCCGGGATAGGCTATACGCGCTACATCGGTATCGATGATGATCCGGCGACGTCAACCGCCACCAATGATGGGCCAACGCTCGGCAGTACTAATCTAACGAAGATAAACTCTCTCAGCACGATTCCGACAGTGCTTCCGGGCGAACGGGTCAATCATGTGCCGTTCCTAACGCCCAACATCGGACGGAAAAGGTTTGCTTCCGCTTCGACGTACGGCACCACGAACAACAGTGCCACCAGTAGCCCGGACGAGAATGATCCCGATCCGATTAGGTTAGCCAAACCGAAGATAAGTTCCTCGCCCACCAGTAACGTAGCGAAGGTCATTGCACGGAGCTCCGTCCGTGGGAATAATCCATTCGAGCGTAACTTCCGCAAGAGTGCCCCGATCGGTGGGATCGTTGTTGGACAGGCAGAACCCGCGCCGGGAAATCGCGGCAGTGGTCTTCTAAAAACTTCCAATTCGTCCGGCTCCGTGCAGCAGGTGGGCGGATTTTTCCGTCAGTCCGACAGCAACTTCTACAACATCGTGCGCAACTACCCGATCGGCAAGTCTTCCTCCGCCAATCTGGAGTCGCTCAAGCATCGCTCTTCCTACAACAACTTCCCGCTGAGTTTGAAACCTCAGCAACaaccacagcaacagcagcctcagcaacaacaaccaactcATCCGAAGCAATCGAAAGGCGGTGTACTGTCGAAGGGAGCGGGTGATCCGAAGGGCATTGTACCGTTGGTCGGTGCGAAACCAGTGGCTGTGAATCACCAACCAACGACGGCTACAACAACGGGCAACCGCGTCTACCATAG AAACCCCAGTTCTGGTTCCATCCCGATGAGCGAAACCGGATCACTCGATCGCATGAAGTCGGCGGCAGAGCGAAGGAAAAAGGGTTCCGGGCACGATGGGGACAGCGGACCGACGCTGTCCGGGCGCGTTGAAGATACCCGCGTCAACACCGGTTTGATCATTGACGAGCTGTTGAAAAACACCAAACTGGACCACTTAGAAGATGCCGAAA ATCCCACCGGGCTAGCACTGTACATCGGTAGCGATGGAACGACGATGGTTGGCAGCCACGAGGGCCGATCGCGCATGCCGGCCGGAGCATTTAAGCAAGTTGTCATGGAAACGCCAAGATAG
- the LOC128301003 gene encoding nuclear pore complex protein DDB_G0274915 isoform X1 encodes MTLIGPGAPGMAFMMKKKKYKFSVELHLEELVEVPFLNAVLFAKIRLLDGGSFQEHSNREEVKNHTVKWGQKFEFPCKMTSNASTGVLDPCTVRISVRKEIKGGRSYQKLGFTDLNLAEFAGSGVTSRKYLLEGYDARHRQDNSMLNVSLRMHMIQGDILFKVPSPSPKSKTALPQDNLALGLQPTDPAMATVGPVVTPVVTRVTTKDDPSAASVASGFDSLQKKKPPTQGLPTTIEHQQSFDLDPQSFIITDSGISESSEPPSSLLDFQSNLSLVASLPISVGAPQAGNVPGSQIVPTVGTVPGAIELGHSRNSSNTSQMSKGSGYSSFSHSQHSRQSSEGDSGHQRFRPATAAVYHGKPGTVLTVVPATSSTTTTTSSSTAQSLVNGGASRFVTIANKKLLTSGISNSSSSCSSSNNTTSNGRPKINPTKQQMMTANRLLMKLRIPQSPNSDSGDDVFVTPDVTVLSEDEGGGSDDRTESGVEEFGTPTSEIPLAKLIKIKSMNNLAVPKGTLFSDEEMDQPDGFLQTDVADEHHLTPGMNLSRMKSLGNLSAYEREFGHTPVDLLQSKRDFETRRFSFAKMRSLTDLTAGDESDDVLVRRRRQLEAEEKSSSDESKPPSSCQLSPPGIGSGIELANRFLPFQMRSSFHSGVYRKRSGIGYTRYIGIDDDPATSTATNDGPTLGSTNLTKINSLSTIPTVLPGERVNHVPFLTPNIGRKRFASASTYGTTNNSATSSPDENDPDPIRLAKPKISSSPTSNVAKVIARSSVRGNNPFERNFRKSAPIGGIVVGQAEPAPGNRGSGLLKTSNSSGSVQQVGGFFRQSDSNFYNIVRNYPIGKSSSANLESLKHRSSYNNFPLSLKPQQQPQQQQPQQQQPTHPKQSKGGVLSKGAGDPKGIVPLVGAKPVAVNHQPTTATTTGNRVYHRFRSVVRVVLKFIIKGQSNQSTNDCHKSVTSSTSISNVTNASGGGSTNVTTAATTVTSSCTTTTTTTTTTATTTTTTCCSNSTSTTTTISSTSATVLKNICGLHRRLLDGSTRQLTSLTLATPSTSGAGTSSSGSSAISPSSTGTSVGTGAACCALPACTGPAGSTTAPSADCTDTVMAGPSVVLPPGGSGSTDRTIAGVSSAGGPTGTGAALCVASSSSTSGFDTSMLNNGTNNSSSLNLPSSLALRRPSANINPSSGSIPMSETGSLDRMKSAAERRKKGSGHDGDSGPTLSGRVEDTRVNTGLIIDELLKNTKLDHLEDAENPTGLALYIGSDGTTMVGSHEGRSRMPAGAFKQVVMETPR; translated from the exons GGAGGAAGTGAAAAACCACACCGTGAAGTGGGGCCAGAAGTTCGAGTTTCCCTGCAAAATGACGTCGAATGCGTCGACCGGCGTGCTAGACCCCTGCACCGTACGGATATCGGTGCGCAAAGAGATCAAGGGTGGCAGGAGTTACCAG AAACTAGGCTTTACGGATCTAAATCTGGCAGAGTTTGCCGGTTCCGGTGTAACGTCGCGCAAGTATTTGCTCGAGGGATATGACGCACGACACCGGCAGGACAACTCCATGTTGAACGTGTCGTTACGTATGCACATGATTCAGGGTGATATATTGTTTAAAGT TCCTTCTCCCAGTCCGAAATCGAAGACTGCCCTACCACAGGACAACCTAGCACTCGGACTACAGCCCACCGATCCGGCGATGGCGACGGTCGGTCCCGTCGTTACACCCGTCGTAACGCGCGTTACTACCAAAGACGATCCATCGGCCGCATCCGTCGCGTCCGGGTTCGATTCGCTGCAGAAGAAGAAGCCCCCTACGCAGGGTCTTCCGACGACGATAG AGCACCAACAGTCGTTCGATCTGGACCCGCAGTCGTTTATCATTACCGATTCCGGTATCTCCGAATCTTCCGAACCGCCATCGTCCCTGCTGGACTTCCAGTCGAATCTTTCCCTCGTAGCATCGCTACCGATCAGCGTCGGTGCACCGCAGGCTGGCAATGTGCCCGGCAGTCAGATAGTCCCGACCGTTGGTACCGTACCCGGTGCGATCGAATTAGGTCATTCGCGCAACTCGAGCAATACTAGTCAA ATGTCCAAAGGCTCCGGTTACAGCAGCTTCTCCCACAGTCAACACTCGAGGCAAAGCTCCGAGGGAGATTCGGGTCACCAGAG GTTCCGTCCGGCGACGGCAGCGGTTTACCATGGCAAACCGGGCACGGTGCTGACGGTGGTGCCGGCCACCAGCTCCACAACCACCACGACTAGTAGTAGTACCGCACAGTCTTTAGTTAACGGTGGCGCTAGCCGATTCGttacgatcgctaataagaaACTTCTCACCAGCGgtatcagcaacagcagcagcagctgtagcagcagcaacaacaccaccagcaATGGAAGGCCCAAGATCAACCCAACGAAGCAGCAGATGATGACTGCGAACCGGTTGCTCATGAAGCTGCGCATACCGCAGAGCCCGAACTCCGACTCGGGCGATGATGTGTTTGTCACGCCGGACGTGACGGTACTGTCGGAGGATGAGGGCGGTGGTAGCGACGATCGTACGGAGTCGGGCGTGGAGGAGTTCGGTACGCCCACATCCGAGATCCCGCTAGCCAAGCTGATCAAGATCAAGAGCATGAACAATTTGGCCGTCCCGAAGGGTACGCTGTTCTCGGACGAAGAGATGGACCAACCGGACGGGTTCCTGCAAACGGACGTTGCGGATGAGCACCATCTTACGCCCGGCATGAACCTGAGCCGTATGAAATCGCTCGGCAACCTTTCCGCGTACGAGCGCGAGTTCGGCCACACGCCGGTAGATTTGCTACAGTCGAAGCGGGATTTCGAAACGCGAAGGTTCAGCTTTGCAAAAATGCGCTCCCTGACCGATCTAACGGCCGGTGATGAGTCGGACGATGTGCTGGTGCGTCGCCGACGTCAGCTTGAGGCGGAAGAAAAGAGTTCCTCGGACGAGTCCAAACCACCGTCCTCCTGTCAGCTATCGCCGCCCGGCATTGGCAGTGGGATCGAGCTGGCCAATCGTTTCCTGCCCTTCCAGATGCGCAGCTCGTTTCACAGTGGTGTGTACCGGAAGCGATCCGGGATAGGCTATACGCGCTACATCGGTATCGATGATGATCCGGCGACGTCAACCGCCACCAATGATGGGCCAACGCTCGGCAGTACTAATCTAACGAAGATAAACTCTCTCAGCACGATTCCGACAGTGCTTCCGGGCGAACGGGTCAATCATGTGCCGTTCCTAACGCCCAACATCGGACGGAAAAGGTTTGCTTCCGCTTCGACGTACGGCACCACGAACAACAGTGCCACCAGTAGCCCGGACGAGAATGATCCCGATCCGATTAGGTTAGCCAAACCGAAGATAAGTTCCTCGCCCACCAGTAACGTAGCGAAGGTCATTGCACGGAGCTCCGTCCGTGGGAATAATCCATTCGAGCGTAACTTCCGCAAGAGTGCCCCGATCGGTGGGATCGTTGTTGGACAGGCAGAACCCGCGCCGGGAAATCGCGGCAGTGGTCTTCTAAAAACTTCCAATTCGTCCGGCTCCGTGCAGCAGGTGGGCGGATTTTTCCGTCAGTCCGACAGCAACTTCTACAACATCGTGCGCAACTACCCGATCGGCAAGTCTTCCTCCGCCAATCTGGAGTCGCTCAAGCATCGCTCTTCCTACAACAACTTCCCGCTGAGTTTGAAACCTCAGCAACaaccacagcaacagcagcctcagcaacaacaaccaactcATCCGAAGCAATCGAAAGGCGGTGTACTGTCGAAGGGAGCGGGTGATCCGAAGGGCATTGTACCGTTGGTCGGTGCGAAACCAGTGGCTGTGAATCACCAACCAACGACGGCTACAACAACGGGCAACCGCGTCTACCATAG ATTCCGCTCAGTAGTGCGGGTAGTACTTAAGTTTATCATAAAGGGACAATCAAACCAATCGACTAACGATTGCCATAAGTCCGTCACCAGCTCCACCAGCATCAGCAATGTTACCAATgccagtggtggtggtagtaccAACGTTACTACCGCAGCTACCACTGTTACTTCTTCTtgtactactaccactactactactactactaccgctaccactactactactacttgttgttcaaattctacttccaccactaccaccatctCTTCTACCAGTGCGACGGTGTTAAA GAACATTTGTGGTTTGCACCGGCGCTTGCTGGATGGCAGTACCCGTCAACTAACCTCACTAACGCTAGCGACACCGTCGACTTCCGGCGCGGGCACATCCTCGTCCGGCTCGAGCGCCATCAGTCCCTCGTCGACCGGTACGTCGGTCGGTACTGGGGCCGCGTGCTGTGCACTTCCTGCGTGCACCGGACCCGCTGGCAGCACTACTGCCCCCAGTGCCGACTGCACGGACACCGTGATGGCTGGCCCGAGCGTGGTTCTACCGCCCGGTGGAAGTGGGTCCACTGATCGTACGATAGCGGGCGTATCTAGTGCGGGTGGACCAACCGGTACCGGGGCGGCACTGTGCGTTGCTTCATCGTCATCCACATCCGGGTTCGATACGTCGATGCTCAACAATGGCACTAACAACTCATCATCCCTCAATCTACCATCATCGCTTGCGCTCAGACGTCCCAGTGCTAACAT AAACCCCAGTTCTGGTTCCATCCCGATGAGCGAAACCGGATCACTCGATCGCATGAAGTCGGCGGCAGAGCGAAGGAAAAAGGGTTCCGGGCACGATGGGGACAGCGGACCGACGCTGTCCGGGCGCGTTGAAGATACCCGCGTCAACACCGGTTTGATCATTGACGAGCTGTTGAAAAACACCAAACTGGACCACTTAGAAGATGCCGAAA ATCCCACCGGGCTAGCACTGTACATCGGTAGCGATGGAACGACGATGGTTGGCAGCCACGAGGGCCGATCGCGCATGCCGGCCGGAGCATTTAAGCAAGTTGTCATGGAAACGCCAAGATAG